One window of Pelagicoccus sp. SDUM812003 genomic DNA carries:
- a CDS encoding Txe/YoeB family addiction module toxin, protein MSYKVVFTKQAQKDAKKIGRSNLKEKASALIDILKKDPFKTPPQYEALVGDLSGAYSRRINIQHRLVYQVLEDEKIVKVLRMWTHYGE, encoded by the coding sequence GTGAGCTACAAGGTCGTTTTTACCAAGCAGGCACAGAAAGACGCGAAGAAGATAGGTAGAAGCAATCTCAAGGAGAAGGCATCTGCACTTATCGATATCCTAAAAAAGGATCCGTTCAAGACCCCACCCCAATACGAAGCCCTCGTAGGCGACTTGTCTGGAGCATACTCTAGAAGAATCAATATCCAACACAGACTTGTCTATCAGGTTCTTGAAGATGAAAAAATAGTGAAGGTATTGAGAATGTGGACACACTACGGAGAATAA
- a CDS encoding type II toxin-antitoxin system Phd/YefM family antitoxin, translating into MTSITATQARSKLYNLIDEANASHHPIQITGKRGNAVLISEEDWRAISETLQLSSIPGMVDSIKKGMKEKIKDCSEEPGW; encoded by the coding sequence ATGACCTCAATCACCGCAACTCAGGCTCGATCAAAGCTTTACAACCTTATCGACGAGGCAAACGCCTCTCATCACCCTATCCAGATCACTGGAAAGCGTGGTAACGCTGTCCTCATATCGGAAGAGGACTGGCGAGCGATTTCGGAAACGCTTCAGCTCAGCTCGATTCCTGGCATGGTCGATTCGATCAAGAAAGGAATGAAAGAAAAGATCAAAGACTGCAGTGAGGAACCAGGCTGGTGA